Proteins encoded by one window of Culicoides brevitarsis isolate CSIRO-B50_1 chromosome 2, AGI_CSIRO_Cbre_v1, whole genome shotgun sequence:
- the LOC134832355 gene encoding uncharacterized protein LOC134832355: MLHGSIQQFLCVALWIISKTHAKMYERCGFLEELIYSFQLSFEEASIWTCIAGQTNYNTAAMGNSKTPGLQHFGIFQINKAYCIYKPGNRTACRVSCQNLIDNDITDDFLCARNHIYSHYYKISGDGFNAWPIYTKYCKSNWRRFVIGCNLKPKIEVFLNRAYKYKINKKNLNTNAAKIYNTCELANELLYKHHIAADQIATFVCIAQHESGLNTSAKNLSDGDYGLFQINEYWCGRTSRGKGCGISCSNLLDSNIYDDVKCMKKIFDEYTKLLGNGYKAWAVYEIYCNKKNISSYTNDCFKKGLKAPEEHLLVVYKRPYTMSTLKYFCCVFFLICLKDEGNAKVFERCELARYLERNFRLSSFEAAMFTCIAERQSSLNSRALGSSWDANFHGIFQLSDAYWCTAQGKIGKVCGDVCDKFRDDDINDDFICARFYAYEEHRKLSGDGYSAWPSSFYCKANVHEYLLCLNYSNQINPEKPNKKKSITSHKIYNNCELAQDLVYKHDIPRNQVATWVCIAYHESRYNTSAVGHLNWDGSGDHGLFQISDLYWCGPGKACGVSCDDLTDEDISDDILCVKQIYAEHMKLSGNGFSAWSVYPKCRGDVSIYVRGCFSEDINNLQTHRPIPRPGITAPPKPLKVKIKSNGKIYSKCELAQELYFKHKFPLSQIGTWVCIVQHESSFNTSAIGRLNWDGSEDHGLFQISDIYWCGKEKDKKACNLTCDDLKNSDITDDVKCVKQIYNEHTLISGDGFNAWSVYSENCKGRTKNFIDECFDSVMKPRLNNSEEQKKTITKIIKSTISIRTTIKANRFESTKRHLNKFQTTTKKNIFNFYLNDFGKTSKRLPTFKPFESLANYRRTTPTKIKNSISSNKTTTKNISTTYIKSRVVNTPLVKQIQQNTENKKTIDSDSKPQNAYEYYVKYVLGGKVVTIAPYDFDYIKGLTKPTLKRF; encoded by the exons atGCTTCATGGATCaatacaacaatttttatgtgtCGCACTTTGGATCATAAGTAAAACACATGCTAAGATGTATGAAAGATGTGGGTTTTTggaagaattaatttatagtTTCCAATTATCTTTTGAAGAGGCGAGTATTTGGACTTGCATCGCAGGACAAACAAATTATAATACAGCTGCTATGGGAAATTCAAAAACTCCAGGTTTACAACATTTTGGTATATTTCAAATCAATAAAGCGTATTGTATTTATAAACCTGGAAATAGGACGGCTTGCAGAGTaagttgtcaaaatttaatagataATGATATAACGGATGACTTTTTATGTGCTCGAAATCATATATATTCACATTACTATAAAATATCTGGTGATGGATTCAATGCTTGGCCAATTTATACGAAATACTGTAAATCAAATTGGAGAAGATTCGTGATTGGATGCAATTTGAAACCAAAAATTGAAGTGTTTTTGAACAGAGCTTACaaatataaaatcaataagaaaaatcttaatacAAATGCagcaaaaatatacaatacCTGTGAACTGGCAAATGAGCTTTTGTACAAACATCATATAGCTGCAGATCAAATTGCGACTTTTGTGTGCATAGCTCAACATGAGTCTGGACTTAATACTTCTGCTAAGAATTTAAGCGATGGAGATTATGggctttttcaaataaatgaatattggTGTGGTCGTACCTCTCGTGGAAAAGGATGTGGTATATCTTGTTCCAATCTTTTAGATAGTAATATATATGACGACGTAAAATGTATGAAGAAAATATTCGATGAATATACAAAACTCCTTGGAAATGGATATAAAGCCTGGGCAGTTTACgaaatttattgtaataaaaaaaacatttcgtcGTATACCAatgattgttttaaaaaaggaTTGAAAGCACCAGAGGAGCATCTTTTAGTTGTGTATAAGCGACCATA tACAATGTCGactttaaagtatttttgctgtgttttttttctaatttgtttaaaagatGAAGGAAATGCAAAAGTATTCGAGAGATGTGAACTAGCGCGATACTTAGAAAGGAACTTTAGATTATCAAGCTTTGAGGCTGCAATGTTTACTTGTATTGCTGAACGACAATCTAGCTTAAATTCAAGGGCTTTGGGATCCTCTTGGGATGCAAACTTTCAtggaatatttcaattaagtgATGCGTATTGGTGCACGGCACAGGGAAAAATCGGTAAAGTTTGTGGAGATGTTTGCGATAAATTTAGAGATGACGATATAAACGACGACTTTATATGCGCTCGTTTCTATGCATATGAAGAGCATCGAAAGCTTTCAGGAGATGGATACAGTGCATGGCCTTCAAGTTTTTATTGCAAAGCAAATgttcatgaatatttattgTGCTTGAACTATTCTAATCAAATTAACCCTGAGaaacctaataaaaaaaaatcaataacatctcacaaaatatataataattgtgAGCTCGCTCAAGATTTAGTTTACAAGCACGATATACCAAGGAATCAAGTTGCAACTTGGGTTTGCATTGCATATCATGAATCCAGATACAATACTTCTGCTGTAGGTCATTTGAACTGGGATGGAAGTGGGGATCACGGATTATTTCAAATTAGTGACCTTTATTGGTGTGGTCCAGGAAAAGCCTGTGGAGTATCCTGTGACGATTTGACAGATGAAGATATTAGTGATGACATCCTTTGCGTAAAGCAAATTTATGCGGAACACATGAAATTGTCCGGAAATGGGTTTTCAGCTTGGAGTGTTTATCCCAAATGCCGTGGAGATGTATCAATATATGTCCGTGGATGTTTTTCTGAAGACATTAATAATTTGCAAACTCATAGACCTATCCCAAGACCGGGAATTACTGCACCTCCAAAGCctcttaaagtaaaaataaaatcaaatggaaaaatttattctaaatgtGAGCTAGCACAAGAGCTTTATTTTAAGCATAAATTTCCACTTAGTCAAATAGGCACATGGGTATGCATTGTGCAACATGAATCTAGTTTCAATACGTCCGCAATCGGTCGGTTAAATTGGGATGGAAGTGAGGACCACGGATTATTTCAGATAAGTGATATATATTGGTGCGgaaaagaaaaagataaaaaagcaTGCAATTTGACTTGCGATGATTTAAAGAACAGTGATATTACGGATGATGTGAAATGTGTTAAACAAATTTACAACGAGCATACGTTAATAAGCGGCGATGGATTTAATGCTTGGTCTGTATATTCGGAGAATTGTAAAGGacgaactaaaaatttcattgatgaATGTTTTGACAGTGTGATGAAACCTCGCCTAAATAATtctgaagagcaaaaaaagaccataactaaaattattaaatctacAATATCTATAAGAACTACAATCAAAGCGAATAGATTTGAGTCTACGAAACgacatttgaataaatttcaaacaactacgaaaaaaaatattttcaacttttacctAAATGATTTTGGAAAAACTTCTAAAAGGTTGCCTACATTTAAGCCGTTTGAATCTTTAGCAAATTATAGGAGAACTAcaccaacaaaaataaaaaattcaatatcgtCAAATAAAACGACAACCAAGAACATATCAACAACGTACATTAAAAGTAGGGTAGTTAATACACCTTTGGTAAAGCAAATTCAACAAAACACTGAGAATAAAAAGACTATTGACTCAGATTCCAAACCTCAAAATGCTTATGAATATTatgtaaaatatgttttggGGGGAAAAGTTGTTACTATAGCACCTTATGATTTTGATTACATTAAAGGATTGACAAAACCAACATTAAAAAGGTTTTAA
- the LOC134832353 gene encoding eukaryotic translation initiation factor 3 subunit E has translation MAEFDLTARNCQYLDRHLTFPLLEFLLSKDIYDRNILLKYILDILSKTNMIDYTLDIRKRLNLEDQLPDELSQKRITVLAKLKELQNEVNPLMKCMDELKNRDTMKDSKQLMNVLQQEFNFDADIIDSVYKLAKYLYECGNYLDSISYLYICLMAMQPTDKNYLNVLWGKLAAEILTLNWGTALDDLNRLRDYIDNHNFTNIQVLQQRTWLIHWSVLVFFNHAKGRDLIIEMFLYKPLYLNAIQTMCPHILRYLATAVIINRSRRNALKDLIKVIQQESYTYKDPITEFLEHLYVNFDFEGARMKLHECQTVILNDFFIIGCLNEFVENARLMIFETFCRIHQCITIGMLADKLNMKTDEAECWIVNLIRNARLDAKIDSKLGHVVMGTQPLSPYQQLVEKIDSLSVRSEALTVLVERKNKAKNQDGSDNNWKYY, from the exons ATGGCTGAGTTCGACTTAACAGCAAGAAATTGTCAATACCTTGACCGGCATTTAACTTTTCCCTTATTGGAATTCCTGCTTAGCAAAGAC atttacgATAGAAATATTCttcttaaatatattttggatATACTCAGCAAAACTAATATGATTGATTATACGTTGGACATTCGTAAGCGTCTCAATTTGGAGGACCAATTGCCGGACGAGCTTTCGCAAAAACGTATTACGGTTCTTGCTAAACTGAAGGAGTTGCAGAATGAAGTGAACCCTTTGATGAAATGCATGGATGAATTGAAGAATCGGGATACCATGAAGGATTCAAAACAGTTAATGAATGTACTCCaacaagaatttaattttgatgctGACATTATTGATAGTGTTTACAAGttggcaaaatatttatatgaatgTGGTAACTATTTGGACTCCATCAGTTATCTCTACATTTGTTTGATGGCTATGCAACCGACAgacaaaaactatttaaatgttttgtggGGTAAACTGGCAGCAGAAATTCTCACACTCAATTGGGGAACCGCTTTAGATGATCTGAATCGCCTGCGTGACTATATTGACAACCACAACTTTACTAATATTCAGGTATTGCAGCAACGAACTTGGCTTATCCATTGGAGCGTTCTAGTGTTTTTTAACCACGCAAAAGGACGTGACCTGattattgaaatgtttttgtatAAGCCATTGTATTTGAATGCTATTCAAACAATGTGTCCTCACATATTGCGTTATCTTGCTACGGCTGTCATCATAAATCGTAGTCGTCGAAATGCACTCAAAGACTTAATTAAGGTCATTCAGCAGGAATCATACACGTACAAAGATCCAATCACTGAGTTTCTGGAACATTTGTATGTCAATTTTGACTTTGAAGGTGCTCGCATGAAATTACACGAATGTCAAACTGTCATCTTGAATGATTTCTTTATCATTGGATGTTTAAATGAGTTTGTAGAAAATGCtagattgatgatttttgaaacattttgtcGTATTCATCAATGTATAACAATTGG TATGCTAGCGGATAAATTAAACATGAAAACGGATGAAGCCGAATGCTGGATCGTAAATTTAATTCGTAATGCTCGTCTTGATGCAAAAATTGATTCCAAATTGGGTCATGTGGTAATGGGAACACAACCCTTAAGTCCATACCAACAGCTGGTCGAGAAAATAGACTCTCTGAGTGTTCGAAGTGAGGCTTTAACAGTGTTAGTAGAGCGGAAGAATAAAGCTAAGAATCAAGACGGCAGTGACAATAACTGGAAGTATTACTAA
- the LOC134832352 gene encoding acetyl-coenzyme A transporter 1, whose protein sequence is MSKRRKNYEKEELLIHSNSDDHHESSNLRGDWLNIICLFVLYLLQGIPIGLAAAIPMLLQNRGTSYKQQAEFSFAHWPFSLKLLWAPIVDSLYITTFGRRKSWLIPTQYLIGLSMLLLSYHVNQWLGGEDGKEPNVTVLTVLFFAINFLGATQDIAVDGWALSMLKPENVGHASTCNSVGQTAGYFLGYVVFIALESTTFCNTYLRSVPSNEGIVTLSGFLFFWGIIFLITTTLVAFLKHEKHPSEDQSSDHQELNIRESYMLLWKIIKLRPVQILAVILLTVKIAFAAFDAVTSLKLIDAGVPKTKLAILVIPLVPLQIILPLVISKYTTGKKPLNIYIAAYPYRLCMTIVGVAVLWLARHIIVENRVPTYYYILLLVNYGLYQITLYSMFVAAMAFFAKISDPIVGGTYMTLLNTLCNLGGNWPSTLMLFMTDVLSFYQCNKNGPTSNSCSSSQEKDECKSLGGFCEITIDGYYVECVLCLLFGIAWYRWGKSKVNELQSLPLNAWRVVKQNNSKKLHSR, encoded by the coding sequence atgagtaaaaggcgtaaaaattatgaaaaagagGAACTTTTGATACATTCCAATAGTGATGATCATCATGAATCAAGTAACTTACGAGGAGATTGGCTTAATATTATTTGTCTATTCGTTCTCTATTTGCTGCAAGGAATCCCCATCGGATTAGCAGCTGCAATACCAATGTTACTACAAAATCGAGGCACAAGCTATAAACAACAAGCAGAATTCAGCTTTGCCCATTGGCctttcagtttaaaattattatgggCTCCTATTGTAGACTCATTATATATTACAACTtttggaagaagaaaaagttggTTGATCCCAACACAATATTTAATTGGGCTttcaatgttattattatcgtatCATGTTAATCAATGGTTAGGCGGAGAAGACGGGAAGGAACCAAATGTCACAGTGCTTACAGTACTGttttttgcgataaatttCTTAGGAGCTACGCAAGATATCGCCGTTGATGGATGGGCCTTATCCATGCTGAAGCCAGAAAATGTAGGACACGCATCTACATGTAATAGTGTAGGACAGACAGCTGGATATTTTTTGGGATATGTTGTATTTATTGCTTTGGAGTCGACTACATTTTGTAACACCTACTTAAGGTCAGTACCTTCAAACGAGGGTATTGTTACTTTATCtggatttttgttcttttgggGCATCATCTTCTTGATAACCACCACACTAGTGGCATTCCTAAAACACGAAAAGCACCCTTCTGAAGATCAATCATCAGATCATCAAGAATTAAATATACGTGAGTCATACATGCTACTATGGAAAATCATTAAACTGAGACCAGTACAAATCTTAGCTGTTATCTTATTAACAGTGAAAATTGCATTTGCTGCTTTTGATGCAGTAACCTCTTTGAAATTGATAGACGCAGGAGTCCCAAAGACCAAATTAGCTATTCTAGTCATACCACTGGTCCCATTACAAATAATCCTTCCGTTAGTAATTAGCAAATATACCACGGGAAAAAAGCCTCTGAACATCTATATTGCAGCGTACCCTTACCGACTTTGCATGACAATCGTGGGAGTTGCAGTGCTATGGCTTGCACGTCATATTATTGTCGAAAACAGAGTTCCAACTTATTACTATATTCTTTTGCTGGTCAATTACGGACTTTATCAAATCACCTTATATAGCATGTTCGTAGCTGCAATGGCatttttcgctaaaattaGTGATCCCATTGTTGGAGGAACATATATGACTCTTTTGAATACACTATGCAATCTGGGAGGAAATTGGCCTTCTACACTCATGTTATTTATGACAGACGTACTTAGTTTTTatcaatgtaataaaaatggacCAACATCAAATTCTTGCTCAAGCTCACAAGAAAAAGATGAATGCAAAAGTTTAGGTGGCTTTTGTGAAATAACAATTGATGGCTATTATGTTGAATGTGTATTATGTCTTTTGTTTGGAATCGCATGGTATCGGTGGGGAAAGTCAAAGGTGAATGAGCTACAATCATTACCATTGAACGCATGGCGTGTCGTTAAGCAAAACAATAGTAAAAAACTGCATTCCAGATAG